In a genomic window of Rhododendron vialii isolate Sample 1 chromosome 12a, ASM3025357v1:
- the LOC131309901 gene encoding inactive protein kinase SELMODRAFT_444075-like has translation MNRESKRGKEEKDSDVKEKVVVAVKASREIPKNALIWALTHVVQPGDCITLVVVVSSESSGRKLWGFPIFAGDCANGHRRSHTGTSSEQKSDLADSCSQMILQLHDVYDPNKINVKIKVVSGSPCGAVAAEAKKAQANWVVLDKQLKQEEKCCMEDLQCNIVVMKRSQPKVLRLNLVGSPKKEAEALCSVQSQIDQSSQNQSRNKNDSMDSIPGPVVTPTSSPELFTATEAGTSSVSSSDPGTSPFFNSQINGELKKEISLGEEETPDLDESSSDTDSGDLSSSSSGFQPWMAEILSSRHQSSQHLEESSHRSHERPQTSATKALLEKFSKLDREACFRLQNNKRDLDFKGNVREAICLSRNIPLGHPPLCSICQHKAPVFGKPPRWFTYAELELATGGFSQANFLAEGGFGSVHRGVLPDGQAVAVKQHKLASSQGDQEFCSEVEVLSCAQHRNVVLLIGFCIEERRRLLVYEYICNGSLDSHLYGRHRDHSGHHRDPLEWSARQKIAVGAARGLRYLHEECRVGCIVHRDMRPNNILITHDFEPLVGDFGLARWQPDGDTGVETRVLGTFGYLAPEYAQSGQITEKADVYSFGVVLVELVTGRKAVDLSRPKGQQCLTEWARPLLEEYAIRELVDPLLRNNYNEHEVYCMLHAASLCIRRDPHSRPRMSQVLRILEGDVVMASNQISTPGYEIGNRSGRTWLEQQQQQSRHLSGPTSSEILEGFGGKLSFETQRPVFGGKDSKNRRTSCDDAS, from the exons ATGAATAGGGAATCGAAGAGAGGGAAGGAAGAGAAGGACTCGGATGTCAAAGAAAAGGTGGTGGTTGCCGTCAAGGCATCAAGAGAAATTCCCAAGAATGCTCTGATTTGGGCTTTGACACATGTTGTTCAGCCCGGGGATTGCATCACGCTGGTGGTTGTGGTCTCTTCCGAAAGCTCAG GTAGGAAACTATGGGGTTTTCCCATATTTGCAGGAGACTGTGCCAATGGCCACCGAAGATCTCATACAGGAACAAGTTCAGAGCAGAAGTCCGATCTTGCAGATTCCTGCTCCCAAATGATCCTTCAGCTCCATGATGTTTATGATCCCAACAAA ATAAATGTGAAGATAAAAGTTGTCTCTGGATCACCATGTGGGGCAGTTGCGGCAGAGGCTAAGAAAGCTCAAGCTAATTGGGTTGTGTTGGATAA ACAGCTCAAGCAGGAAGAGAAGTGCTGTATGGAAGATTTGCAGTGCAACATTGTGGTTATGAAGCGCTCCCAGCCAAAGGTTCTGCGTCTAAACTTGGTTGGGTCCCCCAAGAAGGAAGCTGAAGCACTGTGTTCAGTACAATCTCAAATAGATCAATCATCTCAGAACCAATCACGAAATAAGAATGATTCTATGGATTCAATTCCAGGACCCGTTGTGACTCCAACGAGTAGTCCAGAGCTATTTACTGCAACTGAAGCTGGAACATCATCAGTATCCAGCTCAGATCCTGGGACCTCTCCATTCTTCAATTCTCAAATTAACGGGGAACTGAAGAAAGAAATCTCATTGGGTGAAGAGGAAACTCCTGACCTCGATGAATCAAGTTCAGATACAGACAGTGGGGACTTATCTTCATCAAGTTCAGGGTTCCAACCATGGATGGCAGAAATTCTCAGTTCTCGTCATCAATCATCACAGCACTTGGAAGAAAGCTCACATAGATCACATGAGAGGCCTCAAACATCAGCAACGAAGGCTTTGCTGGAGAAGTTCTCTAAACTTGATCGAGAAGCTTGTTTTAGATTGCAGAATAATAAACGTGATCTAGACTTCAAAGGAAATGTGAGAGAGGCGATTTGTCTTTCTAGAAATATACCTCTCGGGCACCCTCCTCTGTGTTCAATATGTCAACACAAGGCACCCGTATTTGGAAAACCACCAAGGTGGTTCACCTATGCTGAGCTGGAGCTTGCTACTGGAGGATTTTCGCAAGCTAATTTTTTGGCGGAGGGAGGATTTGGATCTGTCCACAGAGGTGTCCTTCCAGATGGTCAGGCTGTTGCAGTTAAGCAACACAAGTTGGCTAGTTCTCAGGGGGACCAAGAATTTTGCTCGGAAGTAGAAGTCCTCAGTTGTGCTCAGCATCGAAATGTGGTTTTGTTAATTGGATTCTGTATTGAGGAGAGGAGAAGGTTGCTTGTTTATGAATACATATGCAATGGCTCTCTCGATTCTCATCTATATG GTCGTCATCGGGACCATTCAGGTCATCATCGGGACCCATTAGAATGGTCTGCGCGTCAAAAAATTGCTGTGGGAGCAGCTCGAGGGTTGCGATATCTTCATGAAGAATGCAGAGTAGGTTGCATCGTCCACCGAGACATGCGGCCTAACAACATCCTCATTACCCATGATTTTGAACCACTG GTTGGAGACTTTGGATTGGCAAGATGGCAACCAGATGGAGACACAGGAGTGGAAACGAGGGTACTAGGAACATTTGG GTATTTGGCTCcagaatatgcacaaagtggacAGATAACAGAAAAGGCAGATGTTTACTCATTCGGGGTTGTTTTGGTGGAGCTTGTTACTGGAAGAAAAGCTGTAGACCTTAGCCGGCCAAAGGGTCAGCAGTGCCTCACAGAGTGG GCACGTCCACTATTGGAGGAGTATGCCATCCGCGAACTGGTTGACCCACTGCTAAGAAACAACTACAATGAACACGAGGTCTATTGCATGTTACATGCGGCATCGTTGTGCATTCGGCGAGATCCTCATTCAAGGCCTCGAATGTCACAG GTGCTGCGTATACTAGAGGGGGATGTGGTTATGGCCTCGAACCAAATATCAACTCCTGGGTACGAAATAGGTAATCGGAGTGGAAGGACTTGGCTcgaacagcagcagcaacaaagTCGGCACTTAAGTGGTCCAACGTCTAGCGAAATATTGGAAGGGTTTGGTGGTAAGCTTTCCTTTGAGACACAGAGGCCAGTTTTCGGGGGAAAGGATAGTAAGAACAGGAGGACATCATGTGACGATGCCTCGTAA
- the LOC131309903 gene encoding protein FLX-like 3, translated as MAGRNRIHRDAFDNRRGYPPEGPLVRVPLPRQLPPHPAMLEEEIEMQHVEIRRLVAENRRLVEDRVALQRELGAAKEELHHMNIVIGDIRAEQDMHSRELIERGLKLEADLRATEPLRNEVVQLRAEVKKLNTARQDLAGQVQNLTQDLGKLKADNQQIPRLRSEIDGLHQELMRARNAIDYEKKANIELMEQRQAMEKNLVSMAREVEKLRAELSNGDGRPWPAGGAYGMKYSSPEGSFPGPYGDGYGVHLGAADKGPLYGSGSASWGGLEKSRMTRR; from the exons ATGGCTGGGAGAAATCGCATTCATCGTGATGCATTTGACAATCGACGTGGGTATCCCCCAGAAGGGCCTCTTGTCCGAGTCCCTTTGCCTCGTCAACTGCCGCCTCATCCTGCTATGTTGGAGGAAGAAATTGAAATGCAGCATGTTGAAATCCGGAGGCTTGTGGCTGAAAATCGGAGGTTGGTTGAAGATCGCGTGGCCCTGCAGCGTGAACTTGGTGCTGCTAAGGAGGAACTTCATCACATGAATATTGTCATCGGTGATATTCGTGCAGAACAAGATATGCATTCAAGGGAGCTTATTGAGAGAGGTTTGAAGCTGGAAGCTGATCTCCGTGCTACCGAACCTCTGAGAAATGAGGTTGTACAACTTCGTGCCGAAGTTAAAAAGCTAAATACTGCAAGGCAGGACCTAGCAGGGCAAGTCCAGAACCTCACACAAGATCTTGGAAAGTTGAAAGCTGATAATCAGCAGATTCCACGTTTGAGGTCTGAAATTGATGGATTGCACCAGGAGCTTATGCGTGCTAG AAATGCTATTGATTACGAAAAGAAGGCAAATATTGAGCTGATGGAACAGAGACAAGCAATGGAGAAGAACTTAGTGTCCATGGCACGGGAAGTTGAAAAGCTGCGTGCAGAACTGTCAAATGGTGACGGCAGACCATGGCCTGCTG GTGGAGCATATGGGATGAAATACAGCAGCCCTGAAGGGAGCTTCCCAGGTCCTTATGGAGATGGATATGGGGTTCATCTG GGTGCTGCTGACAAGGGCCCTCTCTATGGTTCGGGTTCTGCATCATGGGGAGGACTTGAGAAATCTCGGATGACTCGGCGTTGA
- the LOC131309900 gene encoding phospholipase D alpha 4 isoform X2 — translation MENRKPNAELKLRFMLLFRPAELEPTWGKLLSSGAFEGLKNATFPQRSNCIVRLYQDAHHSYSFKPPLGLCGDPRKLWEDVFRAIEDAKHLIYIAGWSFNPTLVLVRDSQTDIPHAWGVKLGELLKWKAEEGVAVRIMLWNDETSLPIIKNKGLMRTHDEDTFAYFKHTKVICRLCQRLHNKFPSVFTHHQKTITVDTRGNFPSSNREIMSFIGGLDLYDGRYDTEEHSLFRDLNTESHANDFYQTSLSGASLLKGGPREPWHDTHACIIGEAAWDVLKNFEQRWKKQCDPSLLVPLKTISDLYHQNTPETMSKERNWKVQVLRSIDRVSSTQMPENYAVERSIHEAYVEAIRRAERFIYIENQYFIGSCHFWEKDQHCGCTNLIPVEIALKVVSKIKAKERFSVYVVIPMWPEGVSESEPVQDMLHWTRETMAMMYKMIGEAIKESGENGHPRDYLNFFCLANREEKGEEEFVPPDSPHPATQYWNAQKHRRFMVYVHSKLMIVDDTYMLIGSANVNQRSMDGQRDTEIAIGCYQQQNGKQQISRGDIHAYRMSLWFEHTRKAEEMFREPHTIECVQTIRSIGEHAWKIYSGEEVIDMEGVHLVTYPVDVNTDGSVEDLEEDGGSYFPDTRALVKGKRSKILPPILTT, via the exons ATGGAAAATCGAAAGCCAAATGCAGAACTCAAGCTGAGATTCATGCTCTTGTTCAGACCAGCCGAACTCGAACCTACCTGGGGAAAATTGCTCAGCAGTGGTGCATTCGAGGGGTTGAAGAACGCTACATTTCCTCAACGCTCCAATTGCATTGTTAGGCTGTACCAAGATGCTCACCACAGCTATAGCTTCAAGCCACCACTTGGGCTTTGTGGCGACCCAAGAAAACTTTGGGAGGATGTGTTCAGAGCCATTGAAGATGCAAAGCATTTGATTTACATTGCAGGGTGGTCTTTCAATCCCACTTTGGTCCTG GTTCGGGATTCACAAACAGACATCCCTCACGCGTGGGGAGTAAAGCTCGGTGAACTGCTGAAGTGGAAAGCAGAAGAAGGTGTAGCTGTAAGGATTATGCTCTGGAATGACGAAACTTCGTTACCAATCATCAAGAACAAAGGACTAATGAGAACGCATGACGAAGACACTTTCGCCTATTTCAAACACACCAAAGTTATATGCCGACTGTGCCAGCGGTTACATAACAAGTTTCCCTCAGTTTTCACTCACCACCAAAAAACCATAACAGTGGACACTCGAGGAAACTTCCCTTCTAGCAACCGAGAAATCATGAGCTTCATTGGTGGATTGGATCTCTATGATGGCCGGTATGATACTGAGGAGCATTCCCTCTTTCGGGATCTTAATACAGAATCGCATGCAAATGATTTCTATCAAACAAGCCTTTCTGGTGCTAGCCTTCTCAAAGGTGGGCCTAGagagccatggcacgatactcATGCTTGTATCATTGGAGAAGCAGCTTGGGATGTTTTGAAGAATTTTGAGCAAAGGTGGAAAAAGCAATGTGATCCTTCATTACTAGTCCCTCTGAAAACCATCTCAGATCTCTATCACCAAAATACTCCAGAAACCATGTCTAAAGAAAGGAATTGGAAGGTTCAAGTGTTGCGATCCATTGACCGCGTGTCATCAACCCAGATGCCGGAAAATTATGCTGTGGAGCGGAGCATTCATGAAGCTTACGTAGAAGCTATAAGGCGTGCAGAGaggtttatatatatagagaacCAGTATTTCATTGGAAGTTGCCATTTTTGGGAGAAAGATCAACATTGTGGATGCACGAATTTGATCCCAGTTGAGATTGCACTTAAAGTGGTGAGTAAAATCAAAGCAAAAGAGAGGTTTTCTGTGTATGTTGTTATCCCAATGTGGCCAGAAGGAGTGTCGGAGAGCGAACCAGTTCAAGACATGTTGCATTGGACCAGAGAAACAATGGCAATGATGTATAAAATGATTGGAGAAGCGATAAAAGAGAGTGGCGAAAATGGGCACCCAAGAGACTACCTGAATTTCTTCTGCCTTGCAAATAGGGAAGAGAAGGGGGAAGAGGAGTTTGTTCCTCCGGATTCTCCTCATCCTGCAACACAATACTGGAATGCTCAAAAGCATAGGAGGTTCATGGTTTATGTTCATTCCAAGCTCATGATAG TGGACGACACCTACATGTTGATAGGATCCGCCAATGTGAACCAGCGATCGATGGATGGGCAAAGAGACACTGAAATTGCGATCGGATGCTACCAACAGCAAAACGGGAAGCAGCAGATAAGCCGGGGGGACATCCATGCATACCGTATGTCACTGTGGTTCGAGCATACTAGAAAAGCGGAAGAAATGTTCCGAGAGCCTCATACCATCGAATGCGTTCAAACCATCCGCAGTATAGGAGAGCATGCGTGGAAAATATACAGCGGAGAGGAAGTTATAGACATGGAAGGCGTTCACTTAGTTACTTACCCGGTCGATGTAAACACCGATGGTTCTGTAGAGGATCTTGAGGAGGATGGTGGCAGTTATTTTCCAGATACAAGAGCTCTGGTCAAGGGGAAGCGGTCGAAAATTCTACCACCTATACTCACCACGTAG
- the LOC131309904 gene encoding PRA1 family protein F2-like has product MTSYGTIPTSSPVGGGTNLEYISRAKARLKAGLATRRPWRQMFNLPSITLPSHFTNCFPRIRINLPYFRMNYAIIILLILFLSLLWHPISLLVFVFMMAAWTFFYFLRDEPLVVFNRTIGDKVVLVMLSVLTIALLLLTHATVEILSAVLVGAVVVVVHAAVRRTDDLVMDEEVGGGGGGVAVFPGVASSSSS; this is encoded by the coding sequence ATGACCTCGTACGGCACAATCCCGACATCGTCACCGGTGGGAGGCGGCACGAACCTCGAGTACATCTCCCGAGCAAAAGCCCGCCTCAAAGCTGGCCTCGCGACACGCCGGCCATGGAGACAGATGTTCAACCTCCCCTCCATCACCCTCCCTTCTCACTTCACAAACTGCTTTCCGCGCATCCGAATAAACCTCCCCTACTTCCGCATGAACTACGCCATCATAATCCTCCTTATACTCTTCCTCAGCCTCTTGTGGCACCCTATCTCTCTCTTGGTCTTCGTGTTCATGATGGCCGCCTGGACCTTCTTCTACTTCCTCCGCGATGAGCCGCTCGTGGTTTTCAACCGGACGATCGGGGATAAGGTGGTTTTGGTCATGCTGTCGGTCTTGACGATCGCTTTGCTGCTGTTGACCCACGCGACGGTGGAGATACTGAGTGCGGTTTTGGTTGGGGCTGTGGTTGTGGTGGTTCATGCTGCGGTTAGGAGGACTGATGACTTGGTTATGGATGAAGaggttggtggtggtggcggcggtgttGCCGTGTTTCCCGGCGTcgcgtcttcttcttcttcttag
- the LOC131309900 gene encoding phospholipase D alpha 4 isoform X1 encodes MEGKHRFLHGTLEATIFHATPYTPPFPLNCILGNGKPSYVTIKIDNNKVAATSPETDRVWNQTFQILCAHPSDSTITITLKTKCYVLGKTQIQANQILNEASLIDGFFPLNMENRKPNAELKLRFMLLFRPAELEPTWGKLLSSGAFEGLKNATFPQRSNCIVRLYQDAHHSYSFKPPLGLCGDPRKLWEDVFRAIEDAKHLIYIAGWSFNPTLVLVRDSQTDIPHAWGVKLGELLKWKAEEGVAVRIMLWNDETSLPIIKNKGLMRTHDEDTFAYFKHTKVICRLCQRLHNKFPSVFTHHQKTITVDTRGNFPSSNREIMSFIGGLDLYDGRYDTEEHSLFRDLNTESHANDFYQTSLSGASLLKGGPREPWHDTHACIIGEAAWDVLKNFEQRWKKQCDPSLLVPLKTISDLYHQNTPETMSKERNWKVQVLRSIDRVSSTQMPENYAVERSIHEAYVEAIRRAERFIYIENQYFIGSCHFWEKDQHCGCTNLIPVEIALKVVSKIKAKERFSVYVVIPMWPEGVSESEPVQDMLHWTRETMAMMYKMIGEAIKESGENGHPRDYLNFFCLANREEKGEEEFVPPDSPHPATQYWNAQKHRRFMVYVHSKLMIVDDTYMLIGSANVNQRSMDGQRDTEIAIGCYQQQNGKQQISRGDIHAYRMSLWFEHTRKAEEMFREPHTIECVQTIRSIGEHAWKIYSGEEVIDMEGVHLVTYPVDVNTDGSVEDLEEDGGSYFPDTRALVKGKRSKILPPILTT; translated from the exons ATGGAGGGAAAGCACAGGTTCCTCCATGGAACACTTGAAGCTACTATCTTCCATGCAACACCTTACACACCACCTTTCCCCTTGAAT TGCATATTAGGAAATGGAAAGCCCAGCTATGTGACTATCAAGATAGACAACAACAAAGTAGCAGCAACAAGCCCAGAAACTGACCGCGTTTGGAACCAAACCTTCCAAATCCTTTGTGCTCATCCATCCGATTCCACAATCACCATTACATTGAAGACCAAGTGCTACGTCCTGGGGAAAACACAAATTCAAGCCAATCAAATCTTAAACGAAGCAAGTCTGATCGATGGATTCTTCCCGCTCAACATGGAAAATCGAAAGCCAAATGCAGAACTCAAGCTGAGATTCATGCTCTTGTTCAGACCAGCCGAACTCGAACCTACCTGGGGAAAATTGCTCAGCAGTGGTGCATTCGAGGGGTTGAAGAACGCTACATTTCCTCAACGCTCCAATTGCATTGTTAGGCTGTACCAAGATGCTCACCACAGCTATAGCTTCAAGCCACCACTTGGGCTTTGTGGCGACCCAAGAAAACTTTGGGAGGATGTGTTCAGAGCCATTGAAGATGCAAAGCATTTGATTTACATTGCAGGGTGGTCTTTCAATCCCACTTTGGTCCTG GTTCGGGATTCACAAACAGACATCCCTCACGCGTGGGGAGTAAAGCTCGGTGAACTGCTGAAGTGGAAAGCAGAAGAAGGTGTAGCTGTAAGGATTATGCTCTGGAATGACGAAACTTCGTTACCAATCATCAAGAACAAAGGACTAATGAGAACGCATGACGAAGACACTTTCGCCTATTTCAAACACACCAAAGTTATATGCCGACTGTGCCAGCGGTTACATAACAAGTTTCCCTCAGTTTTCACTCACCACCAAAAAACCATAACAGTGGACACTCGAGGAAACTTCCCTTCTAGCAACCGAGAAATCATGAGCTTCATTGGTGGATTGGATCTCTATGATGGCCGGTATGATACTGAGGAGCATTCCCTCTTTCGGGATCTTAATACAGAATCGCATGCAAATGATTTCTATCAAACAAGCCTTTCTGGTGCTAGCCTTCTCAAAGGTGGGCCTAGagagccatggcacgatactcATGCTTGTATCATTGGAGAAGCAGCTTGGGATGTTTTGAAGAATTTTGAGCAAAGGTGGAAAAAGCAATGTGATCCTTCATTACTAGTCCCTCTGAAAACCATCTCAGATCTCTATCACCAAAATACTCCAGAAACCATGTCTAAAGAAAGGAATTGGAAGGTTCAAGTGTTGCGATCCATTGACCGCGTGTCATCAACCCAGATGCCGGAAAATTATGCTGTGGAGCGGAGCATTCATGAAGCTTACGTAGAAGCTATAAGGCGTGCAGAGaggtttatatatatagagaacCAGTATTTCATTGGAAGTTGCCATTTTTGGGAGAAAGATCAACATTGTGGATGCACGAATTTGATCCCAGTTGAGATTGCACTTAAAGTGGTGAGTAAAATCAAAGCAAAAGAGAGGTTTTCTGTGTATGTTGTTATCCCAATGTGGCCAGAAGGAGTGTCGGAGAGCGAACCAGTTCAAGACATGTTGCATTGGACCAGAGAAACAATGGCAATGATGTATAAAATGATTGGAGAAGCGATAAAAGAGAGTGGCGAAAATGGGCACCCAAGAGACTACCTGAATTTCTTCTGCCTTGCAAATAGGGAAGAGAAGGGGGAAGAGGAGTTTGTTCCTCCGGATTCTCCTCATCCTGCAACACAATACTGGAATGCTCAAAAGCATAGGAGGTTCATGGTTTATGTTCATTCCAAGCTCATGATAG TGGACGACACCTACATGTTGATAGGATCCGCCAATGTGAACCAGCGATCGATGGATGGGCAAAGAGACACTGAAATTGCGATCGGATGCTACCAACAGCAAAACGGGAAGCAGCAGATAAGCCGGGGGGACATCCATGCATACCGTATGTCACTGTGGTTCGAGCATACTAGAAAAGCGGAAGAAATGTTCCGAGAGCCTCATACCATCGAATGCGTTCAAACCATCCGCAGTATAGGAGAGCATGCGTGGAAAATATACAGCGGAGAGGAAGTTATAGACATGGAAGGCGTTCACTTAGTTACTTACCCGGTCGATGTAAACACCGATGGTTCTGTAGAGGATCTTGAGGAGGATGGTGGCAGTTATTTTCCAGATACAAGAGCTCTGGTCAAGGGGAAGCGGTCGAAAATTCTACCACCTATACTCACCACGTAG